In a genomic window of Occallatibacter riparius:
- a CDS encoding alpha-amylase family protein yields MNRRDLILGATSAASLAAMPLQAQSGSKPSLPFADLNEAPAQITIYAGLDNARPLTRSGGEWRSGDFAVTLANTQTGIAVSLSAPALAVTHLRLRWHIAHPEDILVFCDAWERSYGDLGWRNVIPERPLPWYCAVHQNSVTHCYGVETGAASFAMWQVDTAGITLWLDVRNGGEGVQLGARALQAATLVGRRGEPGESIHTALSAFCRTMCPSPRLPKTTVYGSNDWYYAYGKNTAEGILRDADIVASLAPASAPKPFAIVDDGWQDKRAFPDMAALTAQIRSHGARPGLWIRPLRAQEGTDRKLLLPDARFGNHSERLRDLAYDPTIPEARDAVLETMRQAVEWGNDLVKHDYSTYELFGAWGSEMGPSMTTGNWHFNDRSRTNAEIVLDLYRGLRQAAGDQTVIIGCNTIGHLAAGLFEANRTGDDVSGRDWERTCRMGVNTLAFRLPQNRAFFIVDADCVPLTKAIEWEKTRMWLDAVARSETALIVSLEPGAVGNPQKDVLREAFAIAAATPSAIADDTLLTTTPQHWTSHRANGTQTMTYNWNEDGASPFPI; encoded by the coding sequence ATGAATCGTCGCGACCTCATCCTCGGCGCCACCTCCGCGGCATCTCTCGCCGCCATGCCTCTGCAAGCACAGAGCGGCAGCAAGCCATCTCTTCCATTCGCGGATCTCAACGAAGCACCCGCGCAGATAACGATCTACGCCGGTCTAGACAACGCGCGCCCCCTCACTCGCTCCGGAGGCGAGTGGCGCTCCGGCGACTTCGCCGTCACCCTAGCCAACACCCAGACCGGCATCGCCGTCTCGCTCTCAGCGCCTGCTCTCGCTGTAACGCACCTGCGTCTCCGCTGGCACATCGCGCATCCTGAGGACATCCTGGTTTTCTGCGACGCATGGGAGCGCTCCTATGGCGACCTCGGCTGGCGCAACGTCATCCCTGAGCGCCCTCTGCCCTGGTACTGCGCCGTTCATCAGAACAGTGTCACGCACTGCTATGGCGTCGAGACCGGCGCAGCAAGCTTTGCGATGTGGCAGGTCGACACGGCAGGCATCACTCTCTGGCTCGACGTGCGCAACGGCGGAGAGGGTGTCCAGTTAGGCGCGCGCGCATTGCAAGCAGCCACACTGGTTGGCCGTCGCGGAGAACCCGGCGAATCGATCCACACGGCATTGTCTGCCTTCTGCCGCACCATGTGCCCCTCGCCACGCCTGCCGAAGACCACCGTCTACGGATCGAACGACTGGTACTACGCCTACGGCAAGAACACCGCGGAAGGCATCCTCCGCGATGCCGACATCGTGGCCTCCCTCGCGCCCGCCAGCGCTCCCAAACCATTCGCCATCGTCGACGACGGCTGGCAGGACAAGCGGGCCTTCCCTGACATGGCAGCCCTGACCGCGCAGATCCGCTCCCACGGCGCGCGCCCCGGCCTGTGGATTCGCCCCCTCCGCGCGCAGGAGGGAACCGACCGCAAGCTCCTTCTTCCCGATGCCCGCTTCGGCAACCACTCAGAGCGCCTCAGAGATCTTGCCTACGATCCCACCATTCCCGAAGCTCGCGATGCTGTTCTCGAAACCATGCGCCAGGCCGTCGAGTGGGGCAACGACCTCGTGAAGCATGACTACTCCACCTACGAGCTGTTCGGCGCGTGGGGCAGTGAGATGGGTCCATCGATGACCACCGGCAATTGGCACTTCAACGATCGTTCACGCACTAACGCCGAAATCGTTCTCGATTTGTATCGTGGCCTGCGTCAGGCCGCCGGCGACCAGACCGTCATCATCGGCTGCAACACTATCGGTCATCTCGCGGCCGGTCTCTTTGAAGCCAATCGAACGGGAGATGACGTCAGCGGACGCGACTGGGAGCGAACCTGCCGCATGGGTGTCAACACCCTTGCCTTCCGCCTCCCGCAGAACCGCGCCTTCTTCATCGTTGACGCCGACTGTGTCCCGCTCACCAAAGCCATCGAATGGGAGAAGACACGCATGTGGCTCGATGCGGTCGCGCGAAGCGAAACTGCGCTGATCGTCTCGCTCGAGCCAGGCGCGGTTGGCAATCCCCAGAAAGATGTGCTGCGTGAAGCCTTTGCTATCGCGGCGGCAACGCCCTCCGCCATTGCCGACGACACGCTCCTCACCACCACTCCACAGCATTGGACATCTCATCGCGCCAACGGAACGCAAACCATGACCTACAACTGGAACGAAGACGGCGCGTCCCCATTCCCGATCTAA
- a CDS encoding Rossmann-fold NAD(P)-binding domain-containing protein: MSFAVILLGGTGQVGGAAVTELLAIPECREVVMVTRKPIAARARVNNVVLDTGAPDFAARIAALARDVLSQGPASAVSCVGVGSGSMRWSEEELRRLEVGVVGAFARGCRDGGTAQFCLLSAAGSSARSRFRYVRVMGMKEDTVRAVGFKRLAIFRPGIIVGNAHTPAWVGWLGKLVPGRYGNIDQQILGRSIAAEIALCSEDAGEVVRENAAMKKLATRLAAHSMPGTSPIQ, translated from the coding sequence ATGAGTTTTGCCGTCATTCTTCTGGGTGGCACCGGGCAGGTGGGCGGTGCAGCCGTGACCGAGCTGCTCGCAATTCCGGAATGCCGGGAAGTGGTGATGGTGACGAGGAAGCCCATCGCGGCGCGGGCGCGGGTTAACAACGTGGTTCTGGATACCGGTGCCCCAGACTTTGCCGCGCGCATCGCGGCTCTTGCGCGCGACGTGCTGAGCCAGGGACCGGCCAGCGCAGTGAGCTGCGTGGGCGTGGGTTCCGGCTCAATGCGCTGGAGCGAGGAAGAGCTGCGGCGGCTTGAGGTGGGCGTGGTGGGCGCCTTTGCACGCGGATGCCGGGATGGCGGAACCGCACAGTTTTGCCTGCTTTCGGCCGCAGGCAGCAGCGCCCGCAGCCGCTTTCGTTACGTCCGCGTGATGGGTATGAAGGAAGACACGGTACGCGCCGTCGGTTTCAAGCGCCTGGCCATCTTCCGTCCCGGCATCATTGTGGGCAATGCGCATACACCGGCCTGGGTCGGCTGGCTTGGGAAGCTGGTGCCGGGGCGCTACGGCAATATCGATCAGCAGATTCTGGGTCGGTCGATCGCGGCAGAGATTGCTTTATGTAGTGAGGACGCCGGCGAAGTGGTCCGCGAAAACGCAGCGATGAAGAAGCTCGCGACGCGTCTGGCGGCTCACTCGATGCCTGGGACGTCGCCGATCCAATAG
- a CDS encoding VWA domain-containing protein, with the protein MNHRFRVLICLAAAILTLPCLSAQKQPAPAQQPAQSQQMPPAEPPLPMSGSQQEPTLRITTQEVLVPTLVQKHDGSVVYGLKADDFVLEDNGVPQKVQVQEEMDTAPVALVVAVEQGGASVLEFDKFSRLGPLLDSFLSDPRSQAALVGFDSIPHLLRDFTHSTEDLNQDLKTLQPGDGGDAILDTVSYAVDLLQTQPKDYRRVLLLISQARDHGSKHTKIESLIKKIGESDVLVLTVEFSPITAEFLHDMKDSGENRTLNMMSALMALVQAFRKNVTKEIALMSGGEYTTFISDKKFEQRVLDAAKHARNRYLLTFRPTDPTPGLHSIRVKLANDYGAKIVARANYWIGDVPGIE; encoded by the coding sequence ATGAACCATCGCTTTCGGGTCCTGATCTGCCTCGCTGCGGCCATCCTCACCCTGCCATGCCTCTCTGCCCAAAAGCAGCCTGCGCCGGCGCAGCAGCCTGCGCAGTCGCAGCAAATGCCCCCCGCCGAGCCGCCCCTCCCCATGTCCGGCTCGCAGCAAGAGCCCACGCTCCGCATCACTACTCAGGAAGTCCTCGTCCCCACCCTCGTCCAGAAGCACGATGGCTCCGTCGTCTACGGCCTCAAGGCCGACGACTTCGTCCTCGAAGACAACGGCGTGCCGCAGAAGGTCCAGGTTCAGGAAGAAATGGACACCGCCCCCGTGGCCCTCGTCGTCGCCGTCGAGCAGGGAGGCGCAAGCGTCCTCGAGTTCGACAAGTTCTCCCGCCTCGGCCCGCTCCTCGACTCCTTCCTCTCCGACCCGCGCAGCCAGGCCGCCCTCGTCGGTTTCGACTCGATCCCGCACCTGCTCCGCGACTTCACCCACTCCACTGAAGACCTGAATCAGGACCTCAAAACTCTCCAGCCCGGAGACGGCGGCGACGCCATCCTCGATACCGTCAGCTACGCCGTCGACTTGCTCCAAACCCAGCCCAAGGACTACCGCCGCGTCCTCCTGCTCATCAGCCAGGCTCGCGACCACGGCAGCAAGCACACCAAAATCGAAAGCCTCATCAAGAAAATCGGCGAGAGCGACGTCCTCGTCCTCACCGTGGAGTTCTCGCCCATCACCGCCGAGTTCCTGCACGACATGAAAGACTCCGGCGAGAACCGCACCCTGAACATGATGTCCGCGCTTATGGCGCTCGTGCAGGCCTTCCGCAAGAACGTCACCAAAGAGATCGCCCTCATGAGCGGCGGCGAGTACACCACCTTCATCTCCGACAAGAAGTTTGAGCAGCGCGTTCTCGACGCGGCCAAGCACGCCCGCAATCGCTATCTGCTGACCTTCCGCCCCACTGACCCCACCCCTGGCCTCCACTCAATCCGCGTGAAACTCGCCAACGACTACGGCGCAAAAATCGTAGCCCGCGCCAACTATTGGATCGGCGACGTCCCAGGCATCGAGTGA
- a CDS encoding zinc metalloprotease — protein MNSAEPNSPNQAFIGEISVDEIEALQSIGIESEVSATNEAQIAPAKPVPLPGKQPVIPTQPIIPTLPYRKVSGRYRGTANGFVLELRVDIDGIHPLLKVSGDYFSMQGATLVYFGSFIVNAPHVTTSKQFVTITGVAADTWNTAYNHIKITIRRSLLLQSPAPATVQWFDAAGHLGASYLCQYQSAYFRRVEFETDRVSDEITPPLDVYNTGSLPSGGAARNLTVVDAYKEAGIELVPDSASDVIPMTEVGADTKWNDAELHACMQKHFSLWKDVPQWKVWEVLCWAHVEGPGLLGIMFDQQGPQRQGCAVFYQGMNGVTPAMRREQLYCEVHELGHCFNLLHSWQKQYATPPQPNRPSSYSWMNYPWMFPGGGEGAFWSGFDFHFDDPELIHLRHGYFLDVVPGGHDFGVGAALEDKTAFIDSITDNSGLTLTLSTEKPAKSVLFGEPVHIKLSLQGRPGSTVDPHLQPNEGRVQIGICRPDGKVLTYRPLIDHCVKAQLLTMGTETPKLEELVYCGYGKDGFYFDRTGFYQIRAIYNAPDGSRVMSNILHLRVRHPVNAADEDVADLLFGDEQGTLLYLNGSDSEFLRKGNERFDDVLDKHANHPLANYVRIVKGVNAARKFKLIDPLAAKLVVRPPDPAASVKMLKLAVDQKILALDSLVSERLHNVIAENERAIGRVAADEKRVKAAV, from the coding sequence ATGAATTCCGCCGAGCCGAATTCTCCGAACCAGGCATTCATCGGCGAAATCAGCGTGGACGAGATCGAAGCTCTTCAAAGTATCGGCATCGAATCAGAAGTCTCTGCCACAAATGAAGCCCAAATCGCCCCAGCCAAGCCGGTTCCGTTGCCCGGCAAGCAGCCGGTCATTCCAACGCAGCCGATTATTCCAACTCTTCCTTACCGCAAGGTGAGCGGCCGCTATCGCGGAACAGCAAACGGATTTGTATTGGAACTCCGCGTGGACATCGACGGGATTCATCCGCTCCTGAAGGTGAGCGGCGACTACTTCAGCATGCAGGGAGCGACTCTGGTCTATTTCGGCTCCTTCATCGTGAATGCGCCGCATGTGACCACGTCCAAGCAGTTCGTCACGATCACTGGAGTTGCTGCGGATACGTGGAATACCGCATATAACCACATCAAGATCACCATCCGACGGAGCCTGCTGCTGCAGTCTCCAGCGCCGGCGACCGTGCAGTGGTTCGACGCGGCAGGTCACCTGGGTGCAAGCTATCTCTGCCAATACCAGTCGGCCTATTTCCGCAGAGTGGAGTTTGAAACCGATCGCGTTTCGGACGAGATAACTCCCCCTCTGGATGTCTATAACACCGGATCCCTGCCCTCGGGAGGGGCTGCCCGGAATCTCACGGTTGTGGACGCCTACAAGGAAGCGGGAATCGAACTGGTTCCGGACAGCGCGAGCGACGTTATTCCGATGACCGAAGTGGGCGCCGACACGAAATGGAACGACGCGGAACTGCACGCATGCATGCAAAAGCACTTCAGCCTCTGGAAGGATGTGCCGCAATGGAAGGTGTGGGAAGTGCTGTGCTGGGCCCACGTCGAGGGACCCGGCTTGCTGGGGATCATGTTCGACCAGCAAGGGCCGCAACGCCAGGGGTGTGCGGTGTTCTATCAGGGAATGAACGGAGTGACTCCTGCGATGCGGCGCGAGCAGCTCTACTGCGAAGTGCATGAATTGGGGCACTGCTTCAACCTGCTGCATTCGTGGCAGAAACAATACGCCACTCCTCCGCAGCCGAACCGCCCGTCGTCGTACTCGTGGATGAATTATCCATGGATGTTCCCTGGCGGCGGAGAAGGAGCTTTCTGGAGCGGGTTCGATTTCCACTTCGACGATCCGGAGCTGATCCATCTGCGTCATGGCTATTTCCTGGATGTGGTGCCGGGCGGACATGATTTTGGAGTCGGAGCAGCTCTTGAGGATAAGACGGCGTTCATCGATTCAATCACCGACAACTCCGGCCTCACGCTGACTCTCTCTACCGAGAAGCCGGCTAAGAGTGTTCTCTTCGGGGAGCCGGTTCATATCAAACTATCTCTTCAGGGGCGGCCGGGATCGACGGTTGATCCGCACCTGCAACCGAACGAGGGGCGAGTCCAGATTGGGATCTGTCGCCCGGATGGCAAAGTGCTCACTTATCGGCCGCTGATTGACCACTGCGTCAAGGCACAGCTGCTGACCATGGGCACGGAGACGCCGAAACTCGAAGAACTGGTGTACTGCGGATATGGCAAGGACGGGTTCTATTTCGACCGGACCGGCTTCTACCAGATCCGCGCCATCTACAACGCTCCGGACGGCTCGCGTGTAATGTCGAACATTTTGCATTTGCGCGTGAGACATCCAGTGAATGCAGCCGACGAGGATGTAGCGGATCTTCTCTTCGGCGACGAGCAGGGCACCTTGCTCTACCTGAATGGTTCGGACTCGGAGTTCCTGAGGAAGGGCAACGAGCGCTTTGACGACGTGCTCGACAAGCACGCGAACCATCCGCTTGCGAACTACGTTCGCATCGTTAAAGGGGTGAACGCAGCTCGCAAATTCAAACTGATCGACCCTCTAGCGGCGAAACTGGTGGTGCGTCCTCCGGATCCTGCGGCGAGCGTCAAGATGCTGAAACTCGCAGTGGATCAGAAGATCCTGGCACTGGACTCCCTGGTATCAGAGCGTCTGCACAACGTGATCGCCGAGAACGAACGGGCAATTGGCCGCGTTGCTGCTGACGAAAAACGGGTCAAGGCTGCGGTATAG
- a CDS encoding 4a-hydroxytetrahydrobiopterin dehydratase, with product MMKASPLLEVEVSQRLAAIPRWAEKNSEITRTFEFRDFKAALAFVNKVGELAENAGHHPDIDIRWNKVKLALTTHDAGGLTNKDFDLAAKIDGVGGM from the coding sequence ATGATGAAGGCTTCTCCACTGTTGGAAGTTGAAGTATCGCAGCGGCTTGCGGCGATTCCGAGATGGGCGGAAAAGAACAGCGAGATTACGCGGACGTTCGAGTTCCGGGATTTCAAGGCGGCGCTCGCATTCGTGAACAAAGTGGGTGAGCTGGCGGAGAACGCGGGGCATCATCCGGACATCGATATCCGATGGAACAAGGTGAAGCTGGCGCTGACGACGCACGATGCGGGCGGGCTGACGAACAAGGATTTCGACCTGGCCGCCAAGATCGACGGCGTTGGCGGGATGTAG
- a CDS encoding putative bifunctional diguanylate cyclase/phosphodiesterase, translating into MLFVACVLVAASLTHAARPLTSVRAIRQLSGQDLRSNRPVADVTTLAAAFQSRAPGYHPRFPMHLVEANVRYRGVTGSALDVRLISAPPRLTARRMRAIGAALGVFTILVACWVVVLRRQVRRQMDIIKQDMEAKIALEERYRRTFERNLTGLFTAKPDGTVLDCNDACAHILGFADRAELLAHQDVARQMIRTLSSGNFASDSLVNFEHLFHRADGTWAWALSNVRLVDGAGHPVLEGGVVDISDRKVADDQIRYLAYYDALTGLPNRALLFDRLKLALASARRHGEQLAVLFLDMDWFKHINDSLGHAYGDRLLKMLADRLRTCAREQDTIARLGGDEFLLVINGVDGPADASAVAERLLRRLEQGFEIDGRQLNISCSIGIALFPGHGEDVDTLIKNADAAMYTSKDSGRNCCTLFRPEMTDFALEQLTVENNLRTAIERNELSLVFQPEIDLLTGQPTCCEALLRWHNPELGSVSPDRFIPTAERTGIILPIGEWALRTACREAQAWTGELAHSRVAVNVSEVQLRQANFCNLVRSILNETGLSPQRLELELTESLLVSREGEPRRIMDELRSIGVSFALDDFGTGYSSLGYLRHFPMDKLKIDRAFVRDLPAHREDASIVSALVNMARSLNLNVTAEGVETAEQLAVLRDLGCDQVQGYLLCRPVESHRLIECLQAERSPAVLALSEPAAEALQLAAD; encoded by the coding sequence GTGTTGTTCGTCGCCTGCGTTCTGGTCGCGGCCTCTTTAACCCACGCCGCACGTCCGCTCACGTCGGTACGCGCCATCCGACAACTCAGCGGGCAAGACCTCCGTTCCAATCGCCCTGTCGCCGACGTGACCACCCTTGCGGCCGCCTTTCAATCGCGCGCTCCCGGCTACCACCCCCGCTTTCCCATGCATTTGGTAGAAGCTAATGTTCGTTACCGGGGAGTGACGGGTAGCGCCCTCGATGTCCGCCTGATCTCCGCTCCGCCTCGGCTCACCGCGCGAAGAATGCGGGCTATCGGTGCCGCCCTCGGAGTGTTCACCATCTTGGTAGCCTGCTGGGTGGTCGTGCTCCGCCGTCAGGTCCGCCGTCAGATGGACATCATCAAGCAGGACATGGAGGCGAAAATCGCACTCGAGGAGCGATATCGCCGCACCTTCGAGCGAAACCTGACCGGGCTCTTTACTGCCAAACCCGACGGAACCGTTCTGGACTGCAACGATGCCTGCGCGCACATCCTCGGGTTCGCAGACAGGGCCGAACTGCTGGCCCACCAGGACGTGGCACGGCAGATGATTCGCACCTTGTCCAGCGGCAACTTTGCATCGGATTCACTGGTGAACTTCGAACACCTGTTTCACCGCGCCGATGGCACCTGGGCATGGGCCCTTAGCAATGTCAGGCTGGTGGATGGCGCCGGCCATCCCGTGCTTGAGGGCGGGGTTGTCGATATCTCTGACCGCAAAGTCGCCGATGACCAGATTCGCTATCTCGCCTACTACGACGCACTCACCGGATTGCCCAATCGCGCTCTGCTCTTTGACCGTCTGAAGCTAGCGCTGGCGAGCGCACGGCGCCACGGCGAACAGCTTGCCGTTCTCTTCCTCGACATGGACTGGTTCAAGCACATCAACGATTCGCTCGGCCACGCCTATGGCGATCGGCTGCTCAAAATGCTCGCAGATCGCCTCCGCACCTGCGCGCGCGAACAGGACACAATCGCCCGCCTGGGCGGTGACGAATTCCTTCTTGTCATCAACGGAGTCGATGGCCCCGCCGACGCCTCGGCTGTTGCGGAGCGCCTGCTGCGCCGGCTCGAGCAGGGGTTCGAGATCGATGGGCGGCAGTTGAATATCAGTTGCAGCATCGGAATCGCCCTCTTCCCCGGCCATGGGGAGGACGTCGACACCCTGATCAAGAACGCCGATGCGGCGATGTACACCTCCAAGGACAGCGGCCGCAATTGTTGTACGCTCTTCCGGCCTGAGATGACGGATTTCGCCCTTGAACAGCTCACCGTCGAGAACAATCTCCGAACCGCCATCGAACGCAACGAACTCTCGCTGGTGTTTCAGCCGGAGATCGACCTCCTCACCGGCCAGCCCACCTGCTGCGAGGCCCTGCTTCGCTGGCACAATCCCGAACTCGGATCCGTGTCGCCAGATCGCTTTATCCCCACTGCGGAGCGCACCGGAATCATCCTTCCCATCGGCGAGTGGGCGCTGCGAACCGCCTGCCGCGAGGCCCAGGCATGGACCGGCGAACTTGCCCATTCGCGCGTGGCGGTCAATGTCTCGGAGGTACAGCTCAGGCAAGCCAACTTCTGCAACCTCGTGCGAAGCATCCTCAACGAAACCGGACTCTCTCCCCAGCGCCTTGAACTGGAATTGACTGAAAGCCTGCTTGTCAGCCGCGAAGGCGAACCTCGCCGCATCATGGATGAACTGCGATCGATCGGCGTCAGCTTCGCTCTTGATGATTTTGGAACCGGCTATTCCAGCCTCGGATACCTCCGGCATTTCCCCATGGACAAGCTGAAGATTGATCGCGCTTTCGTCCGAGATCTGCCGGCGCACCGGGAGGACGCGAGCATAGTCTCCGCCCTGGTAAATATGGCCCGTAGCCTCAATCTCAACGTCACCGCCGAAGGCGTGGAGACCGCCGAACAACTGGCAGTCCTTCGCGATCTCGGATGCGACCAGGTGCAGGGATACCTTCTCTGCCGTCCCGTCGAAAGCCATCGCCTGATCGAGTGCCTGCAGGCCGAGCGCTCACCGGCAGTCCTTGCCCTCAGCGAGCCTGCTGCGGAGGCGCTGCAACTCGCCGCGGACTAA
- a CDS encoding cytochrome b/b6 domain-containing protein, protein MPATASLPQTTIRRHTTLVRVTHWLTFVCFVALLVTGLAIVVSHPRFYWGETGNVNMQPAFVIPIPASRATVPTGYNYVMPDHNGAGRYLHFEAAWGLVLTALVYGIAGIWTGHFRKNLLAGRGEWSWRPYWKRTAQYLRMSRPDTDEAGAYNVLQKAAYAGTVFVLFPAVIWTGLALSPGFNAAFPFFVNVLGGRQSARTLHFLVTIALVIFFVVHVVMVAVSGFRSRMRGMITGRVGDEEEGA, encoded by the coding sequence GTGCCAGCAACGGCTTCCCTTCCTCAGACGACAATCCGGCGGCATACGACCCTGGTGCGCGTGACGCACTGGCTGACGTTCGTGTGCTTTGTGGCGCTGCTTGTGACGGGCCTGGCGATCGTTGTGTCGCATCCGCGCTTTTATTGGGGCGAAACCGGCAATGTGAACATGCAGCCGGCATTCGTGATTCCGATCCCGGCGTCGCGAGCGACGGTGCCGACCGGCTACAACTACGTGATGCCGGATCATAACGGGGCAGGCCGGTACCTGCACTTTGAGGCGGCGTGGGGGTTGGTGCTGACCGCGCTGGTGTATGGGATTGCAGGAATTTGGACGGGGCACTTCCGCAAGAACCTGCTGGCAGGTCGCGGCGAGTGGAGCTGGCGTCCTTATTGGAAGCGGACTGCGCAGTATCTGCGGATGTCGCGGCCGGACACAGATGAGGCGGGAGCCTACAACGTGCTGCAGAAGGCAGCGTACGCGGGCACGGTGTTTGTGCTGTTTCCGGCGGTGATATGGACGGGGCTGGCGCTGTCGCCTGGATTCAATGCGGCGTTTCCATTTTTTGTCAATGTGCTGGGAGGCAGGCAGTCGGCGCGGACGCTGCATTTTCTGGTGACGATCGCGCTGGTGATCTTCTTTGTAGTGCACGTCGTGATGGTGGCGGTATCGGGGTTCAGGAGCCGCATGCGTGGCATGATTACGGGCCGCGTGGGAGACGAGGAGGAGGGCGCATGA
- a CDS encoding molybdopterin-dependent oxidoreductase — protein MNPISRRKLITGGLVTAAGVAGVAAGVPLAKKYGLIPPDCRGVYGPGETLTYGVQRLLTTNAMARTFPREMISKVPFANEIAPPSDAFKKLEAGGFAEWKLAVNGIVARPTVFSLSDLKRMPVHSHITEVSCEEGWSYIAEWIGTPLHGVLREAGVLPQARYIVYRSIEKDWWESVDMADAMHPQTLLTYAMNDGELPVKFGGPLRLRVPRQLGYKSVKFVVGLTATDSMKGFGKGLGSASPEAGYAWYAGI, from the coding sequence ATGAATCCGATTTCGCGAAGGAAGCTGATCACGGGCGGGCTGGTGACGGCCGCGGGCGTCGCGGGCGTGGCTGCGGGTGTGCCGCTGGCGAAGAAGTATGGGCTGATTCCGCCGGATTGTCGCGGGGTGTACGGGCCGGGCGAGACTTTGACTTATGGCGTGCAGAGGCTGCTGACTACAAATGCGATGGCACGGACGTTTCCGCGGGAGATGATCTCGAAGGTACCGTTTGCGAATGAGATTGCGCCGCCGAGCGATGCGTTCAAGAAGTTGGAGGCAGGCGGGTTCGCGGAATGGAAGCTGGCTGTGAATGGGATAGTGGCCCGGCCGACGGTGTTCTCGCTGTCAGATTTGAAACGCATGCCGGTGCATAGCCATATCACCGAAGTGAGCTGCGAAGAGGGCTGGTCGTATATCGCGGAGTGGATTGGCACGCCGCTACACGGGGTTCTGCGAGAGGCGGGCGTGCTGCCGCAGGCGCGGTACATCGTCTATCGCTCCATTGAGAAGGATTGGTGGGAGAGCGTGGACATGGCGGATGCGATGCATCCGCAGACGCTGCTGACCTATGCAATGAATGATGGGGAGCTGCCGGTGAAGTTCGGCGGGCCGCTGCGGCTGAGGGTACCGCGGCAACTGGGATATAAGAGCGTGAAGTTTGTCGTGGGCCTGACCGCGACGGATTCGATGAAGGGGTTCGGGAAGGGGCTGGGATCCGCTTCGCCGGAGGCGGGGTATGCATGGTATGCGGGGATCTGA